Below is a genomic region from Paraburkholderia sp. BL23I1N1.
TTCCCATGTCGGTGCGCGCGATCAAGGCGGGTGCGCATGAATTCCTCACCAAACCGATCGACGACGAAGAACTGCTCGACGCGGTGAGACGGGCGCTGGCACAAGACGAGGCCAACCTCGCGGAGCGCGCCTTCAGCGCAGAGGTGCTGCAGCGTGCCGCGTCGCTGACGCCGCGTGAAATGGATGTCTTCGAACTTGCGGTGGACGGCCGGATGATCAAGCAGATCGCGCATGAACTGGGCACCCAGGAAGTGACGGTGAAGGTTCACAAGCGGCGCGTGATGAGCAAGATGGGGGCCAAGACCCTGATCGACCTGGCAAAAATGTGGGAATTGATACGTCGGACGCGATGAGCATCCTGAAGCAGTAAATATCGCGCCGGATATTTGTTTCTGTGACTACGTCGGCGCAATGGGAGTATTGGCAGCTATGAGTTTTGTTTGCATCGTCGACGATGACGCCTCGGTACGAAGTGGCGTCGGAAACCTTCTTAAAGCAGTGGGTTATGCGACTGTGACCTTTTCATCGGGAGAGGAATTCCTCGCCTCCCCGACGGTCGACGATGCGCTGTGTGTTTTGCTCGACCTTAAGATGCAAGGCATGCAGGGTCTCGAAGTGCAGCGGCAACTGAACGCGGAACAACGGCATATCCCTGTGGTGTTCATGTCCGCGCATGGCGACGACGAGGCGGTTCGGCGGGCAATGCAGCATGGCGCGATCAGTTTCCTGCGCAAGCCCTTCGCTGAAGAAGTCCTGCTCGATTCCATCGAGCTTGCCATTGGGCGCAGGAGCGGGGCGCACTGAACCCGGAGTCAGTAGCCCTCGCGAGGGGCTCACTCCGTGCTCAATCATGGCTCCCATTTAACTATCCTGTATCGCAAGTCTCGCCCGGTCATTAGACGCGTCTGTCGCATCGAATTCATGTGTTACGGCCCCGCACGTGCGTAGATAGTATTCATGCCTGCGGACCATGATTTCGCTTTCGCCGGCTTCGGCAAGCATCTGTAGCGCGTACGCCCGGGTCGTCTCGAGCAGGTAGTAAGTCATGAACGAACCGCTCGGCCTGGACGTGAGCAGTGACTTCGCGACCAGACCGGCGATCGCTTCTGTAACGTCGGCCGCGGCGAGGTCCTCGCGTGCGACCACTTCGCATGCCGCATTGAGCGCAAAGGCGCCGCGAAATACGCCGATACGTCGTAAGACGATGCGCTCGCGCTGGCAAAGAAACTGGTGACTGCGATCGAGTGCCGCCTTTAGCGTTTGCTGCTGCGCCGGCGCCGTCCGATGTCCACCCGCGAGCACGCG
It encodes:
- a CDS encoding response regulator transcription factor — protein: MPDPSGLEPMVYVIDDEEMVREALWRLLRSAGFNAQGFASPAEILSKDLPNVPMCILLDMNLQCMTGFDVQSQLAQKGVQVPIIFLTGYGSIPMSVRAIKAGAHEFLTKPIDDEELLDAVRRALAQDEANLAERAFSAEVLQRAASLTPREMDVFELAVDGRMIKQIAHELGTQEVTVKVHKRRVMSKMGAKTLIDLAKMWELIRRTR
- a CDS encoding response regulator transcription factor produces the protein MSFVCIVDDDASVRSGVGNLLKAVGYATVTFSSGEEFLASPTVDDALCVLLDLKMQGMQGLEVQRQLNAEQRHIPVVFMSAHGDDEAVRRAMQHGAISFLRKPFAEEVLLDSIELAIGRRSGAH